Proteins from a genomic interval of Microbacterium abyssi:
- the ehuD gene encoding ectoine/hydroxyectoine ABC transporter permease subunit EhuD, whose translation MSDDSFPWNWDHAWAVLPDMLWTFLTVTLVLTIAGSAIAAVLGLIIALIRRTAPRAVAGVVTFVMNFIRMTPLVVQLLFGLYGLLALGIQIPPMIIGIVIFGVHYATYMAEVYRAGIESIAPGQWEAATALSMSPRRTWTAVIIPQAVRATVPALGNYVISMFKETPFVSVIFVADMVATAQEYGGDHFRYVEAITLAGILFLAASYPTSLLIGRLEKRLARNA comes from the coding sequence ATGTCCGACGACTCCTTCCCCTGGAACTGGGATCACGCATGGGCCGTGCTGCCCGACATGCTGTGGACCTTCCTCACAGTCACGCTCGTCCTCACGATCGCCGGCAGCGCGATCGCGGCCGTGCTCGGCCTGATCATCGCGCTGATCCGGCGCACCGCTCCGCGCGCCGTCGCCGGGGTGGTCACGTTCGTGATGAATTTCATCCGGATGACGCCGCTCGTGGTCCAGCTGCTGTTCGGCCTGTACGGCCTGCTCGCTCTCGGCATCCAGATCCCGCCGATGATCATCGGCATCGTGATCTTCGGTGTTCACTACGCCACCTACATGGCCGAGGTGTATCGGGCCGGAATCGAATCGATCGCCCCCGGACAGTGGGAGGCTGCGACGGCGCTGTCGATGTCACCTCGCCGCACCTGGACGGCGGTGATCATCCCGCAGGCAGTGCGGGCAACAGTTCCCGCGCTGGGGAACTACGTCATCTCGATGTTCAAGGAGACGCCGTTCGTATCGGTCATCTTCGTCGCCGACATGGTGGCCACCGCGCAGGAGTACGGTGGCGATCACTTCCGCTATGTCGAAGCAATCACTCTCGCCGGCATCCTGTTCCTCGCCGCGAGCTACCCGACCTCCCTGCT